A region of Camelus bactrianus isolate YW-2024 breed Bactrian camel unplaced genomic scaffold, ASM4877302v1 HiC_scaffold_157, whole genome shotgun sequence DNA encodes the following proteins:
- the LOC141576681 gene encoding trafficking protein particle complex subunit 9-like isoform X1, with product MNIPDYVQCAEDHQTLPVVVQPVGIISEQNLLCIYKRISLVRQISPCGSQWALCIHYSHHYAPENGWSNFQTHRKVVGLVTITDCLLAKTFEKLHVQRSCMAPRSMTLGSLSLCCMGRWPSSRVPTWPSIYEDCRVVEKRIEDFTESLFIMLKSKWLDGASDKSGDKILLLYILFEKEDFVGLDTESRKVYLVARPPWLCEGLLPYTQKGISKEEGCLVAKA from the coding sequence atgaacatccctgactacgtgcagtgtgctgaggaccaccagactctccccgtggttgtccaacccgtggggatcatctcagagcagaatttgttgtgcatctataagcgaatctccttggtgaggcagatcagcccgtgcggctcgcagtgggcactctgtatccactacagtcaccactatgcgcccgagaatgggtggagcaacttccagacccaccgcaaggtcgtgggccttgtcaccattaccgactgcctcttggccaagaccttcgagaagctccacgtgcagaggagctgtatggcaccacgctctatgactctcggctctttgtctttgtgctgcatggggaggtggccgagcagccgcgtaccgacgtggccttcaatttacgaggactgcagggtggtggagaagaggatcgaggacttcactgagtctctcttcatcatgctcaagtccaagtggctggacggtgcatccgacaagtctggggacaagatcctcctgctctacatcctgtttgagaaggaggacttcgtgggactggacacagagagcaggaaagtctacctggttgcccggccaccctggctatgtgaagggttgcttccctacacccagaaagggatcagcaaggaggagggctgtcttgtagccaaggcgtga